A portion of the Acanthopagrus latus isolate v.2019 chromosome 21, fAcaLat1.1, whole genome shotgun sequence genome contains these proteins:
- the cahz gene encoding carbonic anhydrase: MSHGWGYGPTNGPDKWGDEYPVANGPRQSPINIVPNEIQYDSSLKALKLIYDPSNSKGILNNGHSFQVDFVDDTDSSTLTGGPISGTYRLRQFHFHWGASDDRGSEHTVNGIKFPCELHLVHWNTKYPSFEEAASQPDGLAVVGVFLKIGAANPRIQKVLDSLDAIKTKGKQSTFDNFDPKTLLPASLDYWTYDGSLTTPPLLESVTWIVLKEPISVSPAQMAMFRSLLFTGEGESPCCMVDNYRPPQPLKGRQVRASFR; encoded by the exons ATGTCTCACGGATGGGGATACGGACCGACAAACG GACCTGACAAATGGGGAGATGAGTATCCTGTAGCCAACGGGCCCCGGCAGTCTCCTATCAATATTGTCCCAAATGAGATCCAATATGACTCCTCTCTGAAGGCTCTCAAGCTGATATATGACCCCTCCAACTCTAAGGGCATTCTCAACAACGGACACTCCTTCCAGGTGGACTTTGTGGATGACACAGATAGTTCCA CCCTGACCGGAGGTCCTATTTCTGGAACATACCGTTTGAGGCAGTTCCATTTCCACTGGGGAGCCAGTGACGACCGAGGCTCTGAGCACACTGTCAATGGCATCAAGTTCCCCTGTGAG CTTCACCTGGTGCACTGGAACACTAAGTACCCGAGCTTTGAAGAGGCGGCCAGTCAGCCTGATGGACTCGCTGTGGTTGGAGTCTTTCTCAAG ATTGGTGCTGCCAACCCCAGGATTCAGAAAGTTTTGGATTCCTTGGATGCCATCAAGACTAAG GGAAAACAGTCGACCTTTGATAACTTTGACCCAAAGACTCTCCTTCCTGCTTCTCTGGATTATTGGACCTATGATGGCTCTCTGACCACACCTCCCCTGTTGGAGAGTGTCACCTGGATCGTCCTTAAGGAGCCAATCAGTGTCAGCCCCGCACAG ATGGCCATGTTCCGCAGCCTCCTGTTCACTGGAGAGGGAGAATCTCCGTGCTGCATGGTGGACAACTACCGGCCTCCTCAGCCTCTGAAGGGCCGCCAGGTCCGCGCCTCCTTCAGATAA
- the buc2l gene encoding uncharacterized protein buc2l, with translation MAATASVNRPPPAHPGPNVGNLPSYSALPNPGQQHPGLNGTGQDPGPPLHPQHHVPAQPIFYVPAPPPAPFLQYQWPMPFPYNPFAGFPGMGYGMVMPPLPPPPYMEAPAYILPHPHIQPVDYRRLLHSQVQVPSAPYQNPNQPRRIRQPCAVPRETVNSAVQTEPTHRGVGVYSDGNPHIRSDSGHATASLSPSSSCSSQKQGSVEVENYSLPTCNAKGEQVYGTSTNGTVRHDSNNPHPKGTKAVQSCIRAPGEPQKCRTDSVGQENVPLFRKGHCNMWSVSSQDSIVPVCSSSQQEDEIVKERRASVPDILMSWGGSTPQGVVLKIADKGLHHDDQQLPSYETEVETEKSLYHSPTESKKGPVVADGTEVGDDACNVLSCKDRETLFRIVKLPFALHDLPSTRRESELVGTFGSVRQCLTYKDEMLRSPNTSHMLPDNEQENDKGANPDEDTTEINLFQMSSNSNPMKRRLNESVWSVESLVPFIPTKEWMLQKGTFEPEIIIEMTEEAEKGGLSTPSDNLIVNSSKRRLSHRFSFSDAGPMSDSWLIYSTPAEKLSSPKKPEMQCQIAVSEDGGPQQCLSAVPSEKDPLVSPTALRSKIIVSIPTEEVVDENRSSEPEANRSPNQESVIEQQEKSPCSPEQEHALLLNPVAERISPSDQLKLQHGVDMEVENGTCGNEEVGQLRNEQLCVPMTDQRMAQVSLSKGHLVESGVQCTNLQDCKTCKQPECHKEPDTRPPFKNPDTKRANGGKAEGFGMNGHGHKNQRRQGPYRNRGQDNPSGQRESCHGYHGKPGKSKGGNGRNQWHER, from the exons ATGGCAGCAACCGCCTCTGTTAACAGACCTCCACCAGCTCATCCAGGACCAAATGTTGGAAACCTCCCTTCTTACAGTGCCTTGCCAAATCCTGGACAGCAACATCCAGGACTGAATGGCACCGGCCAGGACCCCGGACCTCCCCTCCATCCCCAACACCACGTCCCTGCCCAGCCTATCTTTTACGTccctgctccacctccagcacCCTTTCTCCAGTACCAATGGCCCATGCCCTTTCCCTATAATCCCTTTGCTGGCTTCCCAGGCATGG GCTATGGTATGGTCATGCCcccactccctcctcccccttacATGGAGGCTCCAGCTTACATTTTGCCCCACCCACACATCCAACCAGTCGACTACAGACGCTTGCTTCACTCCCAGGTCCAAGTTCCCAGCGCACCCTACCAGAACCCAAACCAGCCACGCCGAATTCGCCAGCCCTGTGCTGTCCCCCGAGAAACCGTAAACTCTGCGGTCCAAACGGAACCCACACATAGAGGTGTGGGTGTTTATAGTGATGGAAACCCACATATCAGATCAGATTCTGGTCATGCAACCGCCTCGCTTTCTCCATCCTCAAGCTGCAGCTCCCAAAAACAAGGCTCTGTCGAGGTTGAGAACTATAGCCTACCCACCTGTAATGCAAAAGGTGAACAGGTGTATGGGACCAGCACAAATGGCACAGTCAGACATGACTCGAACAACCCTCATCCTAAAGGAACAAAGGCTGTTCAGTCATGTATCAGAGCACCGGGAGAACCACAGAAGTGCCGTACAGACAGTGTTGGTCAGGAGAATGTTCCCCTTTTCAGAAAGGGTCACTGCAACATGTGGTCGGTGAGCTCTCAAGATAGTATAGTCCCTGTATGCAGCTCTTCACAGCAAGAGGATGAGATTGTCAAAGAGAGGCGTGCCTCTGTTCCTGACATTCTGATGAGTTGGGGAGGCAGCACGCCACAGGGAGTGGTGCTGAAAATTGCTGACAAGGGACTGCATCATGATGACCAGCAGCTGCCTTCGTATGAAACCGAAGTTGAGACTGAAAAGTCACTTTACCACAGTCCAACTGAGTCCAAGAAAGGTCCCGTTGTGGCTGATGGCACTGAAGTTGGTGATGATGCTTGCAATGTCTTAAGTTGTAAGGACAGAGAAACACTTTTCAGGATTGTTAAACTGCCTTTTGCTCTACATGATCTTCCCTCAACCAGAAGAGAAAGTGAGCTTGTGGGAACTTTTGGCTCTGTAAGGCAGTGCCTAACTTATAAAGATGAAATGCTGCGTTCCCCAAACACATCCCATATGCTCCCTGACAATGAGCAAGAAAATGACAAGGGGGCAAATCCAGATGAAGACACTACAGAGATCAatctttttcaaatgtcttcAAACAGCAATCCGATGAAGAGAAGACTGAATGAGTCCGTTTGGTCTGTGGAGTCTCTCGTGCCCTTTATCCCCACTAAGGAGTGGATGCTGCAGAAAGGCACGTTTGAGCCTGAAATAATCATTGAGATGACAGAGGAAGCTGAAAAAGGTGGACTGTCGACCCCAAGTGACAACCTTATTGTCAATTCTAGTAAAAGGAGGCTGTCTCACAGGTTTTCCTTTTCTGATGCTGGTCCAATGTCAGACAGTTGGCTCATTTACAGTACCCCAGCTGAGAAACTGAGTTCACCAAAGAAGCCAGAAATGCAGTGTCAAATTGCTGTCTCAGAAGATGGGGGACCACAGCAATGCCTGAGTGCAGTTCCTTCAGAAAAGGATCCCTTAGTTTCTCCAACTGCCCTGCGGAGTAAAATAATTGTATCCATCCCCACTGAAGAGGTCGTGGATGAAAATAGGTCTTCTGAACCTGAGGCTAATCGAAGCCCAAACCAGGAATCTGTAAttgagcagcaggagaaaagcCCTTGCTCTCCTGAGCAGGAACATGCACTCCTCTTGAACCCAGTGGCAGAGAGAATTTCACCTTCAGATCAGCTGAAGCTCCAACATGGAGTGGACATGGAGGTGGAGAATGGAACATGTGGGAATGAAGAAGTCGGCCAGCTGAGAAATGAGCAACTATGTGTCCCGATGACTGACCAAAGGATGGCCCAAGTGTCTCTGTCAAAGGGACATTTGGTGGAATCTGGCGTCCAGTGCACCAACTTACAGGACTGTAAGACATGTAAGCAGCCTGAGTGCCACAAGGAACCAGACACGAGACCTCCTTTTAAAAATCCAG